A stretch of Zootoca vivipara chromosome 13, rZooViv1.1, whole genome shotgun sequence DNA encodes these proteins:
- the VPS25 gene encoding vacuolar protein-sorting-associated protein 25: MMSFEWPWQYSFPPFFTLQPNVDTRQKQLTAWCSLVLSYCRLNKLYTMTVAEAQESPLFNNWKLQRKLPLESIIVVLEELRKKGNLEWLDKNKSSFLIMWRRPEEWGKLIYQWVSKNGMTNSVFTLYELSNGDDTENEEFHGLEEAMLLRALQALQQDHKAEIITLDDGRGVKFF, encoded by the exons ATGATGAGTTTCGAGTGGCCCTGGCAGTACAGTTTCCCGCCCTTCTTCAC GTTGCAGCCCAATGTGGACACGAGGCAGAAGCAGCTGACGGCTTGGTGTTCCTTAGTGCTTTCCTACTGCCGCCTCAACAAGCTCTACACCATGACTGTTGCAGAGGCGCAGGAGAGCCCACTCTTCAACAACTGGAAACTGCAGC GAAAGCTCCCATTGGAATCCATCATTGTGGTGTTAGAAGAACTCAGGAAAAAAG GGAATCTTGAATGGCTTGACAAGAACAAATCTAGCTTTCTGATCATGTGGCGGCGTCCGGAAGAATGGGGCAAGCTCATCTATCAGTGG GTGTCAAAGAATGGGATGACCAACTCAGTTTTCACATTGTATGAGCTATCCAATGGCGATGACACAGAGAATGAAG AGTTCCATGGCTTGGAAGAAGCCATGCTTCTCCGCGCGCTGCAGGCTCTGCAGCAGGACCACAAGGCTGAAATCATCACCCTGGATGACGGGCGGGGTGTCAAGTTCTTCTAA